One window from the genome of Bacillus kexueae encodes:
- a CDS encoding glutathione peroxidase gives MSIYDLTFRTKTGEEKSLSEYRGKVLLIVNTASKCGFTPQYEELQRLYERYNDKGLEILAFPSNQFMNQEPGTDDEIQQFCQLNYGVTFPVLPKTDVKGENKHPIFEYLTEQAPGALGTKAIKWNFTKFLINRTGDSVKRFSPQTKPSTMITEIEQMLQQ, from the coding sequence ATGAGTATCTATGATTTAACTTTCCGTACGAAAACGGGAGAGGAGAAATCGTTGTCGGAATATCGGGGCAAAGTACTACTCATTGTAAATACTGCAAGTAAATGCGGATTTACGCCTCAGTACGAAGAACTTCAACGATTATATGAAAGATATAATGATAAGGGACTTGAAATTTTAGCGTTTCCAAGCAATCAATTTATGAATCAAGAGCCTGGGACCGACGATGAAATTCAACAATTTTGTCAATTAAATTATGGGGTGACGTTCCCGGTTTTACCAAAAACGGATGTGAAAGGAGAAAACAAACATCCCATCTTTGAATACCTTACGGAACAAGCTCCTGGTGCATTAGGTACGAAAGCAATTAAATGGAACTTTACGAAATTTTTAATAAACCGAACGGGAGATTCCGTCAAACGCTTTTCTCCGCAAACAAAACCTTCTACAATGATTACCGAAATTGAACAAATGTTACAGCAATGA